Part of the Rhizobium sp. WYJ-E13 genome is shown below.
ATTGCGGCAGCACACTCTGGCGGTCTTCGGAGCGTTTTGGCGTCTGAAAACGACATTTTCACACATTGCTGCGGCAATCGACCGCAGTCCTGCGGCAATATGGCCGCACCTCTTTCATCAAGGCTTTGTCAGCGCGCGATTCATAGGGAAAGTCAGTGCCTTCAGAGGCTTATGCACAGCTTTGCATTTCCTGTCGCTCGTCACAAACTGTCATCAAACCGTAATAATACGCGCCTAGCCCGCCTTCCCGTGACGAGGAAATTCAGCGCCCTCCACAATGGACACCCCCTCCATGGCGCCGGACCTCGTCGTCCTCTAGTTCCATCAGGGAAGAGTCGCAAATGCTCACCAAGAAACTTCTTTCGGCCTGCCTCGGCGCTGGCCTGGTTGCCGCTCTGGCAGTCTCGGCCTCTGCCGCAGATATTACCGGCGCTGGCTCCACCTTCGTCTACCCGGTTCTTTCGAAGTGGTCGGCAGACTACAACAAGGAAACCGGCGACAAGCTGAACTACCAGTCGATCGGTTCGGGTGGCGGTATCGCCCAGATCAAGGCTGCAACGGTTGACTTCGGCGCTTCCGACGCCCCGCTCAAGCCGGAAGATCTGACGGCTGGCGGCTTCGGCCAGTTCCCGCTCGTTGTCGGCGGCATCGTACCCGTCATCAACGTTAAGGGCATCAAATCAGGCGAACTGAAGCTCTCCGGCAAGGTTCTCGCCGACATCTACCTCGGCAACGTCACCAAGTGGAACGACAAGGCCATCGCGGATCTGAACCCGGGCCTGAAGCTGCCCGACAGCCAGATCGCCGTTGTCCACCGTTCGGACGGCTCGGGCACCTCCTTCAACTGGACGAACTTCTTCTCGAAGGTAAACCCGGACTGGAAGTCGAAGGTCGGTGAAGGCACCGCCGTCAACTGGCCGGTCGGCATCGGCGGCAAGGGCAACGAAGGCGTTGCAGCTTATGTCACCCGCGTCAAGGACTCGATCGGCTACGTCGAATACGCTTATGCCCTGCAGAACAAGCTGCCCTACGTTCTCATCCAGAACGCTGCCGGCCAGTATCCGAAGCCAAACGCTGAAAGCTTCTCGGCTGCCGCTGCCAGCGCGGAATGGGGCAAGGCTCAGGACTTCTACCTGATCATGACCAACGCTCCGGGCGAAAAGGCCTGGCCGATCACGGCAACCACCTGGGCGATCATGTACAAGGAGCCGAAGGACGCCGAGCGCTCCAAGGCCGCTTTCTCTTTCTTCAAGTGGGCTCTCGAAAAGGGCCAGAAGGAAGCGTCCTCGCTTGACTACGTTCCGCTTCCGGACACGCTGGTGAAGCAGATCGAAGATTACTGGACGGCTTCTTTCAAGAGCTGATCCTGACGAAACTGCCGTCGGGGCGGGAGGCTTTGCTTCTCGTCCCTGATGCCTTTGACACCCCCTCAAAGCAGCAGAGCGTACGGATATGAGCGAAGCATTGGCATCGCTGCCCGCCGATACCGCGGGCGTGAAGCGCCGCGACGGCGCCGCAGGCGATCGCATTTTTTTCTGGATAGTTTTGGGCTGCGGCCTGTTCGTTCTCGCCGCCCTTCTGGCAGCGGCGATCTCAATGGCCATGGGCGGGCTTCTCGCGTTCCGGACCTTCGGCTTCGGCTTCCTGACCGGCACGGAATGGGATCCGGTGGCTGAACAGTTTTCGGGCCTCGTGCCGATCTACGGCACGCTGGTCACCTCCACACTCGCCATGATCATCGGCGTTCCTGTCAGCCTTGGTATCGCAGTTTTCATCACTGAAGTTGCGCCTCGCTCCATTCGTGGGCCGATCGGCGGTGCAGTCGAGCTTCTGGCCGGTATCCCCTCGATTATCTACGGCATGTGGGGTCTCTTCACCTTCGCTCCGTTCATGTCGGATTACATCCAGCCAGTGCTCATCGACTGGCTAGGCCCGATCCCGCTGATCGGCGCGCTATTTTCCGGAGCTCCGCTCGGCATCGGCATGCTGACGTCAGGCATCGTTCTGGCGATCATGATAATCCCCTTCATCTCCTCGGTCATGCGCGATGTCTTTCTGGTCGTCCCCGCACAGCTGAAGGAATCGGCCTATGCGCTGGGTTCGACCAAGTGGGAAGTGGTACGCGACATCGTCATTCCGCACACCCGTACGGCGGTCGTCGGCGGCATCTTCCTTGGCCTCGGCCGCGCGCTCGGCGAGACGATGGCGGTGACCTTCGTGCTCGGCAACACCCATAACATTGCTGTGTCGCTGATGGAGCCGGGCACCTCGATCGCAGCGACGCTCGCCAACGAGTTTGCCGAGGCTTCGGATGACCTCTACCGGTCGTCGCTCGCAGCCCTTGGCCTCATCCTCTTCGTCGTCACTTTCGTCGTTCTGGCGGCTGCCAAGCTCATGCTGGTGCGTATGGCAAGGCAGAGGGGAGAGTAATCATGGCTACCTATTCAGGTTCTCTTTACCGCCGCCGCCAGATTGGCAGCATGATCGCGCTGACGCTCTGCGGCATCGCCACCGTACTTGGCCTGGTTTTCCTGGTGTGGATCCTCTGGGCGACGTTTGTGCATGGCTTGTCTGCGCTGAGCCCCAGCCTCATCACCGAAATGACGCCGCCTCCCGGTGAAGACGGCGGTGGTCTCGGCAATGCCTTCATGGGCAGCCTGCTGATGGTCGCTCTGGCCGTCGTCATCGGCACGCCGATCGGTGTGCTGGCCGGCACCTATCTGTCGGAATTCGCTCGAGGCAAGAAGCTCGGCGAGGCGATCCGCTTCGTCAACGACATCCTGCTCTCGGCGCCGTCGATCATCATCGGCCTGTTCGTCTATGAACTGGTCGTCCGCCCGACGGCGCGGTTCTCCGGCTTTGCCGGCGGCATCGCGCTTGCCTTCATCTTCCTGCCGGTCGTCGTGCGCACGACCGACGAGATGCTGCGGCTGGTTCCCGATGTCATGCGAGAGGCGGCGCTTTCGCTCGGCATCCCGCGCTGGAAGGTAACGCTCAACGTCCTCTACCGCGCTGCCTCCACCGGCATCCTGACCGGCGTCCTTCTTGCGATCGCCCGCATCTCGGGCGAAACTGCACCTCTTTTGTTCACGGCTCTGAACAACCAGTATTGGAGCCTGGACATGTCGCAGCCGATGGCGAACATCCCCGTCGTCATCTTCCAGTTCGCTATGAGCCCTTATGAGCAGTGGCAGCATCTCGCGTGGGCCGGCGCCTTCGTGATGACGGCCGTCGTTCTGATCCTGAGCGTCGTATCGCGCTCTGTCCTGAACCGAAAAGGTAGGAAATGATGCTCCAGTCTGCAGACACTTTCGATGCCACCGGCAAGCTGGAAAAGCCGATGGCAAAAGACAAGATCGCCCTCGAGAAAGTCAATTTCTATTACGGCGATGCCCACGCGATCAAGGATGTGAGCCTCAGCTTTCCCGAGCGCCAGGTATCTGCCCTGATTGGTCCATCCGGCTGTGGCAAGTCTACGCTTCTGCGCATCCTGAACCGCATCTACATGCTGTATCCGAAGATGCGCGCCACCGGCTCGATCAAGCTCGATGGCAAGAACATCCTCGATCCAAGCTTCTCGATGAACGAGCTGCGTGCCCGCGTCGGCATGGTGTTCCAGAAACCGGTGCCGTTCCCGATGTCGATCTATGACAACATCGCCTACGGCATTCGCCACCATGAGCGCCTCAACAAAGCCGACATGGACGTCCGTGTCGAGCAGGCGCTGCGTCAGGCCGCCCTCTGGGATGAGGTCAAGGACAAGCTGAAAGGCAGCGGCCTCGGTCTTTCCGGCGGCCAGCAGCAGCGCCTTTGCATCGCCCGCGGCGTGGCACTGCGTCCGGAAGTCCTGCTTCTCGACGAGCCGACCTCGGCCCTTGATCCGATCTCGACGGCCAAGGTCGAAGAGCTGGTCGCGCAGTTGAAGGGTGAGTTTACGATCGTTATCGTCACCCACAACATGCAGCAGGCAAGCCGCATCTCCGACAACACCGCCTTCATGTATCTCGGCGAGCTGATCGAATACGGCCCGACCGCGCAGATCTTCCAGTCGCCGAAGGTCAAGCGCACGGAAGATTACATCACCGGCCGCTACGGCTGATACGACTTTCTCTTGCGGAAAAGAAACGGCCGGGACGCGATGAGCATGCCGGCCTTTTTATTTTCGGGTGTCGG
Proteins encoded:
- the pstS gene encoding phosphate ABC transporter substrate-binding protein PstS — its product is MLTKKLLSACLGAGLVAALAVSASAADITGAGSTFVYPVLSKWSADYNKETGDKLNYQSIGSGGGIAQIKAATVDFGASDAPLKPEDLTAGGFGQFPLVVGGIVPVINVKGIKSGELKLSGKVLADIYLGNVTKWNDKAIADLNPGLKLPDSQIAVVHRSDGSGTSFNWTNFFSKVNPDWKSKVGEGTAVNWPVGIGGKGNEGVAAYVTRVKDSIGYVEYAYALQNKLPYVLIQNAAGQYPKPNAESFSAAAASAEWGKAQDFYLIMTNAPGEKAWPITATTWAIMYKEPKDAERSKAAFSFFKWALEKGQKEASSLDYVPLPDTLVKQIEDYWTASFKS
- the pstC gene encoding phosphate ABC transporter permease subunit PstC; this encodes MSEALASLPADTAGVKRRDGAAGDRIFFWIVLGCGLFVLAALLAAAISMAMGGLLAFRTFGFGFLTGTEWDPVAEQFSGLVPIYGTLVTSTLAMIIGVPVSLGIAVFITEVAPRSIRGPIGGAVELLAGIPSIIYGMWGLFTFAPFMSDYIQPVLIDWLGPIPLIGALFSGAPLGIGMLTSGIVLAIMIIPFISSVMRDVFLVVPAQLKESAYALGSTKWEVVRDIVIPHTRTAVVGGIFLGLGRALGETMAVTFVLGNTHNIAVSLMEPGTSIAATLANEFAEASDDLYRSSLAALGLILFVVTFVVLAAAKLMLVRMARQRGE
- the pstA gene encoding phosphate ABC transporter permease PstA, giving the protein MATYSGSLYRRRQIGSMIALTLCGIATVLGLVFLVWILWATFVHGLSALSPSLITEMTPPPGEDGGGLGNAFMGSLLMVALAVVIGTPIGVLAGTYLSEFARGKKLGEAIRFVNDILLSAPSIIIGLFVYELVVRPTARFSGFAGGIALAFIFLPVVVRTTDEMLRLVPDVMREAALSLGIPRWKVTLNVLYRAASTGILTGVLLAIARISGETAPLLFTALNNQYWSLDMSQPMANIPVVIFQFAMSPYEQWQHLAWAGAFVMTAVVLILSVVSRSVLNRKGRK
- the pstB gene encoding phosphate ABC transporter ATP-binding protein PstB, encoding MMLQSADTFDATGKLEKPMAKDKIALEKVNFYYGDAHAIKDVSLSFPERQVSALIGPSGCGKSTLLRILNRIYMLYPKMRATGSIKLDGKNILDPSFSMNELRARVGMVFQKPVPFPMSIYDNIAYGIRHHERLNKADMDVRVEQALRQAALWDEVKDKLKGSGLGLSGGQQQRLCIARGVALRPEVLLLDEPTSALDPISTAKVEELVAQLKGEFTIVIVTHNMQQASRISDNTAFMYLGELIEYGPTAQIFQSPKVKRTEDYITGRYG